A part of Bubalus bubalis isolate 160015118507 breed Murrah chromosome 6, NDDB_SH_1, whole genome shotgun sequence genomic DNA contains:
- the LOC102392186 gene encoding olfactory receptor 12-like, whose product MSPYGNGTLSVMSPQEFVLDGFGGGPQTQALLFALFLVLYLVDVLGNLTMIVVITLDARLHSPMYFFLKNLSFLDLCYSSVIYPKALFDLMSSTKVITFAGCATQFFFFSTMITTEGFLLAVMAYDRFVAICSPLRYPISMRPSVCALLMLGCYCGGSFNSILQASFTFTLPFCSPNHINHFFCDVLPLLKLACADTMINELVLFSICGLIIVGTILVVLVSYGYITVTILRMRSGGGRHKLFSTCGSHMTAVSLLYGTIFVMYAQPGALQSMEQGKVVSVFYTLVIPMLNPLIYSLRNKDVKDALWRLGQKHTAT is encoded by the coding sequence ATGTCACCCTATGGTAATGGAACCCTGTCAGTGATGTCTCCGCAGGAGTTTGTGCTAGATGGATTTGGGGGTGGCCCACAGACCCAGGCCCTGCTGTTTGCTCTGTTCCTTGTTCTGTACTTGGTGGACGTCCTGGGGAACCTCACCATGATCGTGGTCATCACGCTGGATGCCCGTCTGCACTCCccaatgtacttcttcctcaagaACCTCTCCTTCCTAGACTTGTGCTACTCATCTGTCATCTACCCCAAGGCCCTGTTTGATTTAATGTCGTCGACCAAGGTCATCACCTTTGCAGGATGTGCCACCCAGTTCTTCTTCTTCTCCACCATGATCACCACTGAGGGATTCCTCTTGgccgtgatggcctatgaccgttTTGTGGCCATCTGCAGCCCCCTGCGCTACCCCATCTCCATGCGCCCCTCAGTCTGTGCCCTCCTGATGCTGGGCTGCTACTGTGGGGGCTCCTTCAACTCCATCCTGCAGGCCAGCTTCACATTCACTCTCCCGTTCTGCAGCCCCAACCACAtcaaccacttcttctgtgatgtgCTGCCTCTGCTCAAGCTTGCCTGTGCTGACACTATGATCAATGAGCTGGTCTTGTTTAGCATTTGTGGCCTCATCATTGTGGGCACCATACTTGTGGTCCTCGTCTCCTATGGCTACATCACAGTGACCATCCTGAGGATGCGCTCAGGAGGAGGGAGACACAAGCtcttctccacctgtggctcccacATGACAGCCGTGTCCCTCCTTTATGGGACTATCTTTGTCATGTATGCCCAGCCGGgagctctgcagtccatggagcagGGCAAGGTGGTCTCTGTCTTCTACACCCTGGTCATCCCGATGCTCAACCCCCTCATCTACAGTCTGAGAAACAAGGACGTGAAGGATGCCCTGTGGAGACTGGGGCAGAAGCACACAGCCACGTGA